Proteins from a single region of Chloroherpeton thalassium ATCC 35110:
- a CDS encoding IscS subfamily cysteine desulfurase: protein MALDLSRPIYMDYQATTPMDTRVLEAMIPYMTEKFGNAASRNHAYGWEAEEAVEQARERVANAIGADPKEIVFTSGATESDNIAIKGAVQMYKEKGNHIITVLTEHKAVLDTCHRLEREGQAEVTYLTPKPDGLVDLKELEAAITEKTIMVAIMFVNNEIGVIQPIREIGEICRKHNVVFFTDAVQAVGKVPVDVNAMNIDVLALSGHKIYGPKGVGALYVRRKKPRVKLSPVIDGGGHERGMRSGTLNVPGIVGLGKAIALCMEELDEEMVRLTTFRDRLKDGIMARLEDVYVNGSMAHRLPGNLNLSFAYVEGEGLLMGMKDLAVSSGSACTSASLEPSHVLKALGVGDELAHSSIRYSIGRFTTEEEIDFAIEQTVSAVNRLREMSPLYEMAKAGIDLKTVQWTQH, encoded by the coding sequence ATGGCACTTGATTTGAGCCGCCCGATATACATGGATTACCAGGCAACTACACCGATGGACACGCGTGTTTTGGAAGCGATGATTCCATACATGACTGAAAAATTTGGGAATGCGGCGTCCCGCAATCATGCGTATGGTTGGGAAGCGGAAGAGGCCGTTGAGCAAGCAAGAGAGCGTGTTGCCAATGCAATTGGTGCTGACCCGAAGGAAATTGTTTTTACCAGCGGCGCAACAGAAAGCGATAATATTGCCATTAAAGGTGCTGTGCAGATGTACAAAGAAAAAGGCAATCACATCATCACCGTTTTGACCGAGCATAAAGCCGTTTTGGATACATGCCATAGACTGGAACGTGAAGGTCAAGCCGAAGTCACTTATTTAACTCCGAAGCCAGATGGCCTTGTCGATCTTAAAGAGCTCGAAGCCGCCATTACAGAAAAGACCATTATGGTTGCAATCATGTTTGTGAATAATGAAATCGGTGTGATTCAGCCAATTCGGGAAATTGGTGAAATATGTCGCAAGCATAATGTGGTTTTCTTTACGGATGCCGTTCAGGCTGTTGGAAAAGTGCCAGTGGATGTCAATGCCATGAATATCGATGTCCTTGCGCTTTCTGGGCATAAAATTTATGGGCCAAAAGGCGTTGGGGCGCTTTATGTTCGTCGTAAAAAGCCTCGCGTGAAACTCTCGCCGGTCATTGATGGTGGCGGGCACGAACGCGGCATGCGCAGCGGCACGCTCAATGTGCCAGGTATTGTTGGTTTGGGAAAAGCGATTGCGCTTTGCATGGAAGAGCTCGATGAGGAAATGGTGCGACTCACAACTTTTCGAGATCGGCTCAAAGATGGCATTATGGCAAGATTGGAAGATGTTTATGTGAATGGATCGATGGCGCATCGCTTGCCTGGAAACTTGAATCTCAGTTTTGCCTATGTGGAAGGCGAAGGCCTTTTGATGGGCATGAAGGATTTAGCGGTTTCGAGCGGTAGTGCTTGTACATCGGCCTCGCTTGAGCCAAGCCACGTGCTCAAAGCATTGGGCGTGGGTGATGAACTGGCGCACTCTTCTATCCGTTATAGCATTGGACGATTTACCACTGAAGAGGAGATCGATTTTGCCATTGAGCAAACCGTTAGTGCGGTAAATCGCCTTCGTGAAATGTCTCCGTTATATGAAATGGCGAAGGCTGGCATCGATTTGAAAACGGTTCAATGGACACAACACTAA
- a CDS encoding RrF2 family transcriptional regulator yields the protein MLKVTKKFEYGLIAVRYIAMTSNGEVATAKEISERMGIPYELLAKTLQRLTKAGVITSVQGVKGGYKLSRPPKQITLGEIAEAIEGPLNLTECQATQDTCHLYSTCAIKKSLVHIQQRFQHIFDQATVDEIL from the coding sequence ATGTTGAAAGTTACGAAAAAATTCGAGTATGGATTAATTGCGGTGCGTTACATTGCCATGACAAGCAATGGCGAGGTAGCAACTGCTAAGGAAATCTCTGAAAGAATGGGAATTCCTTACGAGCTGCTAGCCAAAACATTGCAGCGACTGACAAAAGCGGGGGTGATTACTTCAGTGCAAGGTGTGAAGGGCGGGTACAAATTATCCAGACCGCCAAAACAGATCACACTGGGTGAAATTGCAGAGGCAATTGAAGGCCCGTTAAACCTAACGGAATGCCAAGCAACTCAGGACACTTGTCACTTGTATTCTACCTGTGCGATTAAAAAGTCTCTTGTCCACATTCAGCAGCGCTTTCAGCACATTTTTGATCAAGCGACAGTGGATGAAATTTTGTAA
- a CDS encoding alpha/beta fold hydrolase, with amino-acid sequence MRQDSFFNWTYEPGKTAKIRFQEYGNAHSSKTPMLFIHGYGAMLEHWNENIPHFSADYKIYAMDLMGLGGSEKPNTKYSLKLWGKQIEAFLDFMNLEKVILVGHSMGGATSLMFAHHQPDRLDTLVLVDPSGIFADNVGDFERMLYRLVGTPVIGDFMFGLFANSFGAKQSLIPTYYDQSKVTDELVEQFAKPLRSPGAIWAYLSPSRHPHEFLLDQLARPTCFTGNALIVWGEFDKGLPADKLVPEFQKLLPQAEVQIIPKAAHCAHHDAPEIFNEGLSSFLNRVQQRLETNPAH; translated from the coding sequence ATGAGGCAAGACAGCTTTTTTAATTGGACGTACGAACCTGGAAAAACCGCCAAAATCAGGTTTCAAGAATATGGCAATGCCCACTCCTCAAAAACGCCGATGTTATTTATTCATGGCTATGGCGCCATGCTCGAACATTGGAACGAAAATATTCCACACTTCTCCGCTGACTACAAAATCTACGCAATGGACCTAATGGGGCTGGGCGGCTCTGAAAAACCTAACACAAAATATTCGCTTAAACTTTGGGGAAAACAGATAGAGGCGTTCTTGGATTTTATGAATCTGGAAAAAGTCATTTTAGTTGGCCATTCGATGGGTGGCGCAACAAGCCTCATGTTTGCACACCATCAACCAGATCGCCTCGATACGCTTGTGCTTGTTGATCCATCAGGCATTTTTGCTGATAATGTTGGCGACTTTGAACGAATGCTATATCGCCTTGTTGGCACACCAGTTATTGGAGATTTTATGTTTGGGCTTTTTGCCAACTCGTTTGGCGCCAAGCAAAGTTTGATTCCAACTTATTACGACCAAAGCAAGGTTACCGATGAATTGGTTGAGCAATTTGCCAAGCCGTTGCGCTCGCCTGGCGCAATTTGGGCATACCTTTCGCCATCCCGACATCCGCATGAGTTTCTCCTGGATCAGTTGGCCAGACCAACCTGCTTCACTGGAAACGCCCTGATTGTTTGGGGCGAATTCGACAAAGGACTTCCAGCTGATAAGCTCGTACCTGAATTCCAAAAGCTTTTGCCACAAGCCGAAGTTCAAATTATTCCAAAAGCAGCGCACTGCGCCCACCATGATGCCCCCGAAATTTTCAACGAAGGGCTCTCGTCGTTTTTAAATCGCGTGCAGCAACGTCTCGAAACAAATCCAGCACATTGA
- a CDS encoding response regulator, with protein MKLPNKRKHTVKQLDPVVEKSSSKILLVDDDDDICKICQRALSMLGYEVLIASCGETALQMFKEHEPEIILLDIFMPDLDGFDVLRSIRSQSDFPEVILITGYGDMNLVISAMRNGATDFLTKPFDLENLRSVIDNARKRLEKKKENQSALLDTTELEPAAALSINAIDIHQDVPLRIRTFGNLIINLTDKEITSKDWHSNKTEAVFKLLLINHKRLVTTDEFIDKLWPDARRRSGEVMLYTAISSIRYLLEPQLKTARKSKFVFTHENGYELNLGELGTDYLYDADLFESYCAKAKDLGGDYDLYKEAVELYSDDFLKSDTFEEWTFYARESLKDQYLAALQYLAEHERNLKNYRAAAIYARKMVEADNLSVTGYELLIEAYLNEERIGEAMRIFKQCKEVFQKELNMPVPQRLVDLLPR; from the coding sequence ATGAAGTTGCCAAATAAACGCAAACATACAGTTAAGCAACTTGATCCTGTTGTAGAGAAATCGTCATCCAAAATTCTTCTTGTAGACGATGACGACGATATCTGCAAAATTTGCCAACGCGCCCTTTCCATGCTTGGCTACGAAGTGCTGATTGCTTCGTGCGGCGAAACGGCGTTGCAAATGTTCAAAGAACATGAACCGGAAATTATTCTGCTCGACATTTTCATGCCCGACCTCGACGGTTTCGACGTTCTTAGAAGCATTAGAAGCCAAAGCGATTTTCCCGAGGTAATTCTCATCACCGGCTACGGCGATATGAATCTCGTTATCAGCGCCATGCGAAACGGCGCAACGGATTTTCTAACCAAGCCTTTTGACTTGGAAAACCTTCGTTCCGTTATCGATAATGCCCGAAAACGATTAGAGAAGAAAAAAGAGAACCAATCCGCGTTGCTTGATACAACTGAGCTCGAACCGGCAGCGGCATTGTCCATCAATGCCATTGATATTCATCAAGACGTGCCGCTTCGAATTCGGACTTTCGGAAATTTGATCATTAACCTTACCGATAAAGAAATCACTTCGAAAGATTGGCACAGCAATAAAACTGAAGCCGTTTTTAAGTTGCTGCTTATCAACCATAAGCGCCTCGTCACCACAGATGAATTTATCGATAAGCTTTGGCCTGACGCCCGAAGAAGAAGCGGCGAGGTTATGCTCTACACGGCGATATCGTCCATTCGATATTTGTTAGAACCGCAGCTTAAAACGGCCAGAAAATCGAAGTTCGTTTTCACGCATGAAAATGGCTATGAACTCAACTTAGGCGAACTCGGTACGGACTATTTATACGATGCTGACCTTTTTGAGTCGTATTGCGCGAAAGCCAAAGATCTGGGCGGCGACTATGACTTATATAAAGAAGCCGTTGAACTTTATAGTGATGATTTTCTTAAGTCTGATACATTTGAAGAATGGACTTTCTACGCTCGTGAAAGTTTGAAAGATCAATATTTAGCCGCGCTTCAGTATTTAGCCGAACACGAACGGAATCTAAAAAACTATCGTGCCGCTGCAATTTATGCACGAAAAATGGTTGAAGCGGACAACTTATCTGTAACAGGATATGAGCTGTTAATTGAAGCTTACCTCAATGAGGAACGAATCGGTGAAGCCATGCGGATTTTTAAGCAGTGCAAAGAAGTCTTCCAAAAAGAGTTAAATATGCCAGTGCCACAGCGCCTGGTCGATTTGCTTCCAAGGTAG
- a CDS encoding MerR family transcriptional regulator: MKKNFEAKKLYYTIGEVSKITGLPAYLLRSWENEFSQLAPSRNAKGNRTYTNKDISNILSIKNFMYDQGYTLERTKALMLGHDASPDQVEATNQLLRAHQTSIKEQIQANQEKRKETLLEAKSIFEELLKILA; encoded by the coding sequence ATGAAAAAAAATTTTGAAGCCAAAAAGTTATACTATACCATCGGGGAAGTCAGCAAAATTACGGGCTTACCGGCATACTTACTTCGCTCTTGGGAAAACGAGTTTTCGCAGCTTGCCCCATCACGCAATGCAAAAGGAAACCGAACTTACACAAACAAAGATATCTCGAATATTCTATCAATTAAAAACTTCATGTACGATCAGGGCTATACGCTGGAGCGAACCAAAGCACTGATGCTTGGGCATGATGCGTCGCCCGACCAAGTGGAAGCAACCAACCAACTACTTAGAGCGCATCAAACCTCCATTAAAGAACAAATCCAAGCCAACCAAGAGAAAAGAAAAGAAACTTTATTAGAAGCGAAATCTATATTTGAAGAGCTTTTGAAAATTCTTGCCTAA
- the rfbD gene encoding dTDP-4-dehydrorhamnose reductase encodes MSKSYKRVLITGANGLLGQKLTDCFAADRAYDLLATARQPTPYNQTASFGFISLDMLDRQAVKELVWNFEPNFIVNAGAYTNVDGCEKEKDLCWKGNVIAVENLAAAARLVKAQVVHVSTDYIFDGKNGPYDEAQQPNPLSYYGRSKLASENVLRNSGEHWAIIRTMVVYGVAAQCKKNFALWLAGELKAGKQVRIVDDQFGNTTLADDLARGIYMLVNKAKHGVYNMVGGDNVSRYEFALRLAEVFGFDKNLITPIKTADLSQLAERPMKSGLITLKAETELGIRFFSLNESLRIFKKQYTEVFGE; translated from the coding sequence ATGTCAAAGTCATATAAGCGCGTGCTAATAACTGGTGCAAATGGGTTATTGGGGCAAAAGCTAACGGATTGTTTTGCCGCCGATAGAGCCTATGATCTTTTAGCCACAGCTCGCCAACCAACTCCTTATAATCAAACCGCAAGCTTCGGCTTTATTTCCCTCGATATGCTCGACCGCCAGGCTGTGAAAGAATTGGTATGGAATTTTGAGCCCAACTTTATTGTGAATGCGGGTGCATACACCAACGTCGACGGTTGTGAAAAAGAAAAAGATCTTTGCTGGAAAGGCAATGTGATTGCAGTCGAAAATTTGGCTGCCGCCGCAAGATTGGTAAAGGCTCAAGTCGTTCATGTGTCAACGGACTACATTTTCGATGGCAAAAACGGCCCATATGATGAAGCCCAGCAGCCAAATCCTTTAAGCTACTATGGGCGAAGCAAATTGGCTTCGGAAAATGTCCTTCGCAATAGTGGGGAGCATTGGGCGATTATTAGAACGATGGTTGTGTATGGTGTGGCTGCGCAGTGCAAAAAAAACTTTGCCTTATGGCTTGCTGGTGAATTGAAAGCAGGTAAGCAAGTACGCATTGTAGACGATCAATTTGGAAACACAACGCTTGCCGATGACTTGGCTCGCGGAATTTATATGCTGGTCAATAAAGCCAAGCATGGGGTTTATAATATGGTTGGCGGTGATAATGTATCTCGCTATGAGTTTGCGCTGAGACTGGCCGAAGTCTTTGGCTTTGATAAAAATTTGATTACACCTATAAAAACTGCGGATTTGAGCCAACTGGCCGAGCGTCCGATGAAGTCAGGGTTGATTACACTGAAAGCAGAAACTGAATTGGGAATTCGCTTTTTCTCGTTGAACGAAAGTTTGCGAATTTTTAAGAAGCAGTACACGGAAGTGTTTGGAGAATAA
- a CDS encoding beta-propeller domain-containing protein has product MKKMMISSVTIATLLFGNSFDNRSSLGSNRVERTSSPDAVVCAYNTPSNGVSTNLLLHSSNSLQENLFASTSNSTATNTKRSSRIEAVENVDDADLILSLSGHTESVSSISFSRDGKYLASGSWDNTVKVWDVNTGKVLFDLKGHSAGVSAVAFSPSSLMLASVSLDSTLRVWEIRKEAANSTNASSSSQLSNPSSKTQFASSNATNSLTEGVLKAYPAYSIKAHPNWISAVAFSNNGQFIATGGWDNQVKLWDAQTGKLVQTFKGHMSAILDLKFTNDGKTLISSSRDESIIFWNLRNGEITYKITGHSGWITSIALNEKNTLLASGGSDETVSLWDIASQPDSAIELRRFPGHKDYVRSIAFAPDGKILASGGDDRTLKFWNVETGREIYEIEGHASWVRSIAYSPNGKIIATAGDDKLIKLWNAEKPIEVAAQNAEVVKKVAVSEARQARLEQEALLKRKCNRCHTFKAVEQAFTRENLSSTVERMRNMPNSGITKQEAYEIIRYLRKVVK; this is encoded by the coding sequence ATGAAAAAAATGATGATCTCTTCGGTAACGATTGCAACATTATTATTCGGAAATTCCTTTGACAATCGCTCAAGTCTTGGGAGCAATCGTGTGGAAAGAACTTCTTCACCAGATGCTGTGGTTTGCGCTTATAACACCCCTTCAAATGGCGTCAGCACAAATTTGTTGCTTCATTCTTCAAACTCATTACAAGAAAATCTTTTTGCCAGCACGTCGAACAGCACGGCAACCAACACGAAACGCAGTAGCCGAATAGAAGCGGTTGAAAACGTAGATGACGCCGACCTCATCTTAAGCTTGAGCGGCCATACGGAAAGCGTTTCCTCTATTTCATTTAGCCGCGACGGAAAATATCTTGCAAGCGGAAGCTGGGATAACACGGTTAAAGTTTGGGATGTAAACACAGGAAAAGTTTTATTCGACCTAAAAGGACACTCGGCAGGCGTTTCCGCTGTTGCTTTCAGTCCAAGCAGCCTGATGCTGGCTTCCGTCTCATTAGATAGCACGCTAAGAGTTTGGGAAATCAGAAAAGAAGCGGCTAATAGCACCAACGCGAGCAGCTCAAGCCAGCTCAGCAATCCCTCATCCAAGACGCAGTTTGCCTCGTCGAACGCAACAAATAGTTTAACCGAAGGCGTGCTGAAAGCTTATCCCGCTTATAGCATCAAAGCGCATCCAAATTGGATTAGCGCGGTTGCATTCAGCAACAATGGTCAATTTATCGCCACTGGCGGCTGGGACAATCAAGTCAAGCTGTGGGACGCTCAAACCGGAAAATTGGTTCAAACTTTCAAAGGCCACATGTCGGCTATCCTTGACTTGAAATTTACAAACGACGGGAAAACGCTTATTAGCAGCAGCCGCGACGAATCCATCATATTTTGGAATCTTCGCAATGGTGAAATCACATATAAAATCACCGGCCATTCTGGATGGATCACCTCAATTGCGCTTAATGAGAAAAACACGCTTTTGGCCAGCGGCGGCTCAGACGAAACTGTCAGCCTTTGGGATATTGCCTCACAACCTGATAGCGCCATCGAATTGCGCCGTTTCCCTGGACATAAAGATTACGTTCGCTCCATCGCCTTCGCTCCAGATGGGAAAATTTTAGCCAGCGGCGGCGACGACCGCACCCTAAAATTCTGGAATGTTGAAACCGGTCGCGAGATCTACGAAATTGAAGGCCATGCCAGCTGGGTTCGCTCAATTGCTTATAGCCCGAATGGAAAAATTATCGCAACAGCCGGCGATGATAAACTAATTAAGCTTTGGAATGCTGAAAAACCAATTGAAGTGGCCGCTCAAAATGCTGAGGTTGTGAAAAAAGTTGCGGTTTCCGAAGCCAGACAGGCAAGATTGGAACAAGAAGCGCTTCTCAAAAGAAAATGCAATCGCTGCCATACATTCAAGGCTGTTGAACAGGCTTTTACACGCGAAAACTTGAGCAGCACCGTAGAGCGCATGAGAAACATGCCAAACTCAGGCATCACCAAACAAGAAGCTTATGAGATTATCAGATACTTGCGCAAAGTCGTTAAGTAA
- a CDS encoding ATP-dependent helicase: MINGILDTQKLLAKLETLLKSLNTEQKKAVETTKGPVMIIAGAGSGKTRVITFRIAYIINKENCAPNQILALTFTNKAANEMRSRVEEILGTGSTRGLWIGTFHSNFARLLRQHADRLGFTSDYTIYDADDSKNLIKQIITELGIATDVLAPNAVQGKISMAKNRLVTPEQMSQNASDFISEKTAEVFYKYNERLQKNNALDFDDLLIKPIKLFNEHPEILAHYQERFQYIMIDEYQDTNRAQYIVAKMLAGQHRNICVVGDDAQSIYSWRGADIANILGFQNDYKEATICRLEENYRCTKTILKVANTVISNNKEQLEKTLYTSNETGEPVTLFEATDERREAEKVAMAIRERKLSSGNQNSDFAIFYRTNAQSRALEDALRFNGIAYRVFGGVSFYKRKEIKDIVAYLRFILNSRDEESLLRIINFPARGVGETSLKRLKDIAIEEGFSLYEAICRATHYDLQNRLISALNDFRMLIEDLREIAQQHTAYEVVAELLRKTRLLEILKNENTAEANARYDNLQEFLNFARQFCDKSAEDPSLNAFLQSASLATDQDNADANGNQVTLMTIHAAKGLEFPVVFVTGLEERLFPLNPDEPRELEEERRLFYVALTRAEKKLYVSFAKSRYKFGQSFPAKRSRFIEELDGGSVVTEGGKLLDEIRLQDAEKSRYHYDDSEYTSRSNFSDRAQSRRVAPAASRQTSLTSSSAKKSAIAVGMKVQHKIFGTGKVMAVQGSGDDTKIKVFFRGAGEKTLVLKYANLTVVE; the protein is encoded by the coding sequence TTGATAAACGGGATTTTAGACACGCAAAAACTATTAGCTAAATTGGAAACGCTTCTTAAAAGTTTAAATACAGAGCAAAAAAAAGCGGTTGAAACAACCAAAGGACCTGTAATGATTATTGCGGGCGCGGGTTCGGGGAAAACTCGCGTGATTACGTTTCGAATTGCTTATATCATCAACAAAGAAAATTGCGCACCCAATCAAATTCTGGCGCTCACTTTTACCAACAAGGCGGCAAATGAAATGCGATCGCGCGTCGAAGAGATTCTCGGGACCGGCAGCACGCGTGGGCTTTGGATCGGTACGTTTCACTCAAATTTTGCGCGCCTTTTGCGTCAACATGCCGATCGCTTGGGTTTTACCAGTGATTACACCATTTACGATGCCGACGACAGCAAAAATTTAATCAAGCAAATCATCACGGAACTGGGAATTGCCACAGACGTGCTGGCGCCAAATGCGGTGCAAGGAAAAATTAGCATGGCCAAAAACCGGCTCGTCACGCCGGAACAGATGAGCCAAAACGCCTCGGATTTTATTTCTGAAAAAACGGCGGAAGTTTTTTATAAATACAATGAGCGTTTGCAGAAAAATAATGCGCTCGATTTCGACGATCTGCTCATCAAACCCATCAAGCTATTTAATGAACATCCTGAGATTTTGGCGCACTATCAAGAGCGCTTCCAATACATTATGATCGATGAGTATCAAGATACAAACCGCGCTCAGTACATTGTTGCGAAAATGCTGGCCGGCCAGCATCGCAATATTTGCGTTGTCGGCGACGATGCACAATCGATTTACTCCTGGCGCGGCGCTGATATTGCGAACATTTTAGGGTTTCAAAATGATTACAAGGAAGCCACAATTTGCCGTTTGGAAGAAAATTACCGCTGCACGAAAACAATCTTGAAAGTTGCCAATACGGTGATTTCCAACAACAAAGAGCAGTTGGAAAAAACGCTTTACACCAGCAACGAAACCGGTGAGCCAGTCACGCTATTTGAAGCCACCGATGAACGGCGCGAGGCCGAAAAAGTGGCTATGGCTATTCGCGAACGAAAACTTTCCAGCGGAAACCAAAACAGCGACTTTGCAATTTTTTATCGAACCAACGCGCAGTCGCGTGCGTTGGAAGACGCGCTGCGTTTCAACGGCATTGCGTATCGTGTGTTTGGCGGGGTTTCATTTTATAAACGAAAAGAAATCAAAGATATTGTCGCCTACCTGCGCTTCATTTTGAATAGCCGTGATGAAGAATCTCTGTTGCGAATTATCAATTTTCCGGCGCGCGGCGTGGGCGAAACAAGCCTGAAGCGCCTCAAAGATATTGCCATCGAGGAAGGTTTTTCGCTTTATGAGGCGATTTGTCGCGCAACGCACTACGATCTGCAAAATCGGTTAATTTCCGCCTTAAACGATTTTCGAATGCTCATTGAAGATTTGCGCGAAATTGCCCAGCAGCATACGGCCTATGAAGTAGTTGCAGAGTTGCTTCGAAAAACACGATTGCTTGAAATTCTCAAAAACGAAAACACCGCAGAAGCCAACGCTCGCTACGATAATCTTCAGGAATTTCTGAACTTTGCGCGTCAATTTTGCGACAAAAGCGCCGAAGATCCTTCGCTCAATGCGTTTTTGCAAAGTGCATCGCTTGCCACAGATCAAGATAATGCGGACGCAAACGGCAATCAGGTGACGCTCATGACCATTCATGCTGCCAAAGGACTGGAGTTTCCGGTTGTGTTTGTGACGGGGCTTGAGGAGCGACTTTTCCCGCTCAATCCTGATGAGCCGCGCGAACTGGAAGAAGAGCGACGCTTGTTTTATGTGGCGCTCACACGTGCCGAGAAGAAACTTTATGTCTCGTTTGCAAAAAGTCGCTACAAATTTGGTCAGTCGTTTCCGGCGAAACGTTCGCGGTTTATTGAAGAGCTGGATGGTGGTTCGGTTGTTACGGAAGGTGGAAAGCTTTTAGATGAAATTCGCTTGCAAGACGCCGAGAAAAGTCGTTATCACTATGACGATTCTGAATATACAAGCCGAAGCAACTTTTCGGACCGAGCACAATCGCGGCGTGTTGCGCCAGCTGCTTCGCGCCAAACTTCGTTAACAAGTTCATCGGCAAAAAAAAGTGCGATTGCCGTTGGGATGAAAGTGCAGCATAAAATTTTTGGCACAGGAAAAGTGATGGCTGTGCAAGGCTCAGGAGATGACACGAAAATAAAGGTCTTTTTCCGAGGGGCTGGTGAAAAAACACTCGTGTTGAAATACGCAAACCTCACGGTGGTTGAATAA
- a CDS encoding PAS domain S-box protein has product MDRNPHILSIDESQSVARKLETFLGHDEHTIHVVPDFQSCINRFLISPPDIVLAGRFTLDYPPHVFIHKLRNLKKSLTIFILLEQENMKTAVNCIKAGADDVFLKTDIAAIGAAIQSHFPSANGHASKFVQPAFVNDACVHLTNEATCRLTYLPDGSIKTEYVSDGIWELMGKTPEDDLFDLEHLYDFVHPDDRTLYQSLRTNALERLEPISYEMRLITADGGLKWIRENNLFLKEANGNIIVEKHLADITKCKEIEAQLHHYKKLLETQELEEACRYEDFEEDYRRREAFYLKLFEHFSDIIVVLDQNGIIKYESPSVTKVLGYSLGERLDHSAFELIHPDDTAFLKKFLHKYKDKAGEIPRFEFKAHQKDGRWLHFECNGYNLLDDPIINGILMIVRDVTLRKQAEEKSKASEQLFRSLFISAAVPMCLIDEKGNFVDINPACCLLSDYSAEELKGRFFATLICDDQRDAALLAFKTFVDTSVYKSTEHWIGQTKYGRKIELNTSAASFCDYNGNRFIILSFEDITDRNRAIRELTEIKQQLQVKVEEKHRNCA; this is encoded by the coding sequence ATGGATAGGAATCCTCACATTCTCAGCATCGACGAGTCCCAGTCGGTAGCAAGAAAATTAGAGACGTTTTTAGGACATGATGAACACACGATTCACGTTGTTCCTGATTTTCAAAGCTGTATCAATCGATTTTTGATCAGCCCGCCGGACATTGTTTTAGCCGGAAGATTTACCTTAGACTATCCGCCACATGTATTCATTCATAAACTGAGAAACTTAAAAAAGTCGCTGACGATTTTTATTCTTCTCGAACAGGAGAATATGAAAACGGCTGTCAACTGTATCAAAGCCGGTGCGGATGATGTTTTTCTGAAAACAGATATCGCCGCAATTGGCGCTGCGATACAAAGCCATTTTCCATCGGCCAACGGCCACGCATCTAAGTTCGTGCAGCCTGCATTCGTTAATGACGCGTGTGTTCATCTTACCAATGAAGCAACCTGCCGGCTCACCTACCTGCCTGATGGCTCTATAAAAACAGAATATGTGAGTGATGGCATTTGGGAACTGATGGGCAAAACACCCGAAGACGACTTATTCGACTTAGAACATCTTTATGACTTCGTTCATCCTGACGATAGAACCCTCTACCAGTCTTTGCGCACCAACGCATTAGAGCGTTTAGAGCCGATTTCCTACGAAATGCGCCTCATCACAGCAGATGGGGGACTCAAATGGATTCGTGAAAATAATCTCTTTCTGAAAGAAGCCAATGGCAACATTATTGTTGAAAAACACTTGGCCGACATTACCAAATGCAAAGAAATTGAAGCGCAGTTACATCACTATAAAAAACTACTCGAAACGCAAGAACTTGAAGAGGCCTGCCGCTATGAAGATTTTGAGGAGGACTATCGCCGGCGCGAGGCGTTTTATCTGAAGCTTTTTGAGCATTTTTCCGACATCATTGTCGTTCTTGACCAAAACGGAATTATCAAATATGAAAGCCCCTCTGTCACGAAGGTTTTGGGCTATTCATTGGGCGAGCGTTTAGATCACTCAGCCTTTGAGCTGATACATCCCGATGATACCGCATTTTTAAAAAAATTTCTACACAAGTATAAAGATAAAGCGGGAGAGATTCCCCGATTTGAATTTAAAGCACATCAAAAAGATGGCCGCTGGCTACACTTTGAGTGCAACGGATATAATTTATTGGATGACCCGATCATCAACGGGATATTGATGATCGTACGCGATGTGACCCTTCGCAAACAAGCAGAGGAAAAATCGAAAGCCTCTGAACAACTATTTCGCTCCCTTTTTATCAGCGCAGCCGTTCCAATGTGCTTAATTGATGAAAAGGGCAACTTTGTCGATATCAATCCGGCGTGCTGTTTGCTATCGGATTATTCCGCCGAAGAACTGAAAGGAAGATTTTTCGCCACGCTCATCTGCGACGACCAGCGCGACGCCGCCCTGTTAGCATTCAAAACATTTGTTGATACCTCCGTTTATAAATCAACCGAACATTGGATAGGGCAAACCAAATACGGCAGGAAAATTGAACTGAACACCAGCGCAGCCTCTTTCTGCGATTATAATGGCAATCGATTTATTATTCTCAGCTTTGAAGACATTACTGATCGGAATCGCGCCATTCGCGAACTCACTGAAATCAAGCAGCAGCTTCAAGTTAAGGTTGAGGAAAAACACAGGAACTGCGCTTAA